Proteins from a genomic interval of Capsicum annuum cultivar UCD-10X-F1 chromosome 4, UCD10Xv1.1, whole genome shotgun sequence:
- the LOC107867549 gene encoding acyl-lipid (9-3)-desaturase, giving the protein MEDSRKYISSEELKNHNKPGDLWISIQGKVYDVSDWVKEHPGGDFPLLNLAGQDVTDAFVAFHPATAWKYLDKFFNGFYLEDYSASEVSKDYRRLVSEFTKMGLYEKKGHVCLFTMCLMAMLFATSVYGILCCQSLLAHMISGGLLGCLWIQSGWIGHDSGHYQVMSTRGLNRFAQVLTGNCIAGISIAWWKWNHNAHHIACNSLEYDPDLQHMPFFVVSSKFFNSLTSYFYDRKMTFDSFTRYLVSNQHWTFYPVMCFARINLFAQSFILLLSNKNVPHRVEEILGVISFWIWYPLLVSCLPNWGERIMFVIASFTVTGIQHVQFCLNHFSSEIYVAPPKGNDWFEKQTNGSLNISCPSWMDWFHGGLQFQIEHHLFPRLPRCQLRKVSPFVKDLCIKHCLPYNSASFFKANALTITTLRTAALQARDLTKPVPKNLLWEALNTHG; this is encoded by the coding sequence ATGGAAGATTCAAGGAAGTACATTAGCAGTGAGGAACTGAAGAATCACAACAAACCAGGGGATCTGTGGATATCCATTCAGGGTAAGGTGTATGATGTCTCAGATTGGGTAAAGGAACACCCTGGTGGTGATTTCCCACTGTTGAACCTTGCTGGTCAGGATGTCACTGATGCCTTTGTTGCATTCCATCCTGCTACTGCTTGGAAGTATCTTGACAAGTTCTTTAATGGGTTTTACCTCGAGGATTATTCTGCTTCTGAGGTGTCTAAGGATTATAGAAGGCTTGTATCTGAGTTCACTAAAATGGGGTTGTATGAAAAGAAAGGCCATGTTTGTTTATTCACCATGTGCTTAATGGCAATGTTGTTTGCTACAAGTGTTTATGGAATCTTGTGTTGTCAAAGTCTGTTGGCACATATGATAAGTGGTGGATTGTTGGGGTGTCTTTGGATTCAGAGTGGGTGGATTGGTCATGATTCAGGGCATTATCAGGTAATGAGCACCCGTGGGCTCAACAGATTTGCTCAAGTCCTCACTGGGAATTGCATTGCTGGAATCAGCATTGCTTGGTGGAAATGGAACCACAATGCTCACCATATTGCCTGCAACAGTCTTGAATATGATCCTGATCTTCAGCACATGCCATTCTTTGTGGTATCTTCCAAGTTTTTCAATTCACTAACTTCTTATTTTTACGATAGGAAGATGACTTTTGATTCTTTTACTAGATACTTGGTCAGTAATCAACATTGGACATTTTATCCTGTTATGTGTTTCGCTAGAATCAATTTGTTTGCTCAGTCATTCATATTGTTGTTATCCAACAAAAATGTGCCccatagagttgaggagatttTGGGGGTGATTTCATTCTGGATTTGGTATCCGTTGCTTGTTTCTTGCTTGCCAAATTGGGGTGAAAGAATTATGTTTGTTATTGCTAGCTTCACAGTGACTGGAATTCAGCATGTTCAATTCTGTTTGAACCATTTCTCATCTGAGATTTACGTTGCCCCACCTAAAGGTAATGATTGGTTTGAGAAGCAAACTAATGGCTCTCTTAACATATCATGCCCTAGTTGGATGGATTGGTTTCATGGTGGATTGCAGTTTCAGATTGAGCATCATTTGTTTCCTAGATTACCAAGATGCCAACTCAGAAAGGTTTCTCCCTTTGTCAAAGACCTCTGTATAAAGCATTGCTTACCTTACAATTCTGCCTCCTTCTTCAAGGCTAATGCTTTGACCATCACCACCCTCAGAACTGCTGCTTTGCAGGCCCGGGATTTAACTAAACCTGTTCCAAAGAATCTACTTTGGGAAGCCCTCAACACTCACGGTTGA